The DNA region CCAGCAGCTGCAGCGGAGGCTGTTCGCCGTCGAACCTGGAACGTTTGCTTCAATGTGTCACACCTGTTGTTCCTTCTCACACTCTGCCTCaggtattatttttatttaattatttaattgatttaccaattttttagtttttcttttttcaatttgggATCAGTGTTTTTCTTCGTGTTGTTGATGAAGGTGCCAATGTTTtcattctttctttctctttgtgTTGTCGATTCATCGAACGGTgcgttttttttgtttggttttgttttgttttctgatTTTCATTGTTAACTCTTCTTCTCTCTGCACCAACacacagaaaagaaaaaaggaaactttttattcttttcattttctcctTGATTTTATCCGTTTTTGTATGATTCTAATAAAATTATAGAAATTTTTTTGGAAATCTGTTTGATATTTGATggaattaccatgtataaaaaatttattcacAATGATATActaactatttttatttttatgttattgttaattatctgagtaattttttgtttgattgACTATTTGACTATTTTTGCAGCATTTATGaagtaagagagaaaataataaatttaagttAATTGGATAGAACCAAACACCTATCTTTTGGATGGATTTCGATTAAAGTCAACGTGGATCCGCGTCGATTCCGACGTGGCAAAATTCTGCTTATCCAAATTCTAGTGGACTAGTAGTGATGTTTTAAGATATATGTGAAATTTTATTAGTGTTTAATATTCTTTGTAAATGCATGTTTAAATGCGCAGTAAAAAATCACGGTAAATCAGAAAAAAGTTACTTTCATCCATTGAAATTTTATTTCACCGTGATTTTTTACTGCTTCTTGGTTTAGGTGTTATGTTTGATTTGCAGTTTGATCTGTTGTCAGTTCTCACTCTTCAACTAATGGGTGTGAATTTCAGGACCTATTCTCATAAGGCCATAAGGGTATGCTATTAAATACGATGCGGATAATGTTGCATTATCAACTCTCGtcgtatattaattaataataatgtgCTGATACATGAAACTATGTGTTAGTGTCAATTGGGTTGTGTGATTCACTTAATAAAtcattacttttttattttggtcAAAAATCATCACTTGttgaattaattttattttaatctcCTCGTCTTTTGCTTTCTGTATGGTACTGTGCTTTTGGGTCTGGGGAACACCTAGAGAAATTGGCTAAACATTGTCGTAAAGGAGAAAGCCTTTGTCTTGTGCAGAGATATTCACTCGATGCCTTTTAAAAATCTTACTTCACGTGTCATTTtccaattaatatatttatatatatacattgattttttttagtacatGAAGAAAATGTTTACTAAATCAAAATATGATCGATGCAATGATGTCGACATGAGACCCTCCAaattatcaacaaaaaaaaaagaaagtcaTTTTCCTAAGTGAATGTGACATTGCTTTTTTGGATTTTCATCAATTTATTCCTACCgtcaaaaaaaattctatctATTCCATTTTTCTTTAGTCTATGTTTTTTAGTTATTCTCTAAAACAAATTGATTGAAAAAATTGGGGGCAAAAGACCAAAAATACGTGtatttgtattttattatttaaaagaaAGTGATATGTAACTgtattttattgttattattttttttggttttattaTCTTCTCTTCTTGTTGGCGGTGGgggtatgaaaaaaaaaatattacatcaCTCACGTGAGATTAGTCTTTTTATGTGGATGAACACTTTGCTTGTAATCATTAAATTTAAACAATCATAATCCTTATGTGCTAGACAATGTGCAAGTCTTTTGGTCAGGATAGTGGGgaccctttttctttttaattaccCTGTTTCTTAGAAGAAGGGGAAAAGTCATACAAAATCTTCATGTTTTGTCGTTTTGATGCAGTTGTAGTGAAGAATATCTgtggatttttttctttttattaggacttaaattgcttttcttagtcaataattattttaagaGGAAATTTATGACACTTGATATGGTTTGGAGAGAAAACCAAGGATTCTTCTGTTGGCATCATGTGGGTTAGGAGGAAAAAGGCCAAACTTCATAAGTTAAAACTTGAATTTTCTTCAACACAAGCTTCTGACTGAAAAATTGGCCATTCTTTATGTGGGCACAATTGCACTAGTTTTGATTAGTGGTCCAAGGTAAAATGATGTTCCTAGCATTAAAATCATTTGTTATTTTTTGTGGTAACCTTTTATTGAGAAAAATGTTTCCAATGGGATTTCCCAGTTGCTTAAGCTACTCACTACAATGTTATTATGTGGCTCTTTTTCCCtcaatttttgttgttttagagAATCAGTCAATGTTTTTGGTTATTCAAAGGGCAGGTGGAGGGTGCTATTTCATGTTTTGGCCCATGACTTTATTGGCTCTTGCTACTATTTTTAGTATTTCTTGCTCTTGATTCTTAAAAACAGGGTTGGGGAGTCAAGGGTCTGTTTGGTGTGTTCTTTGAATCCACTCTTAGTTTCTTGCAAGTAACCTCTTTTGCAATATTGACACAATTTTGGTACTGTCTCATTTCTTACATAGGTCACATTGCATTATTGATTCCCTTATAATAAACTATTTTGTTTCTAGTCAGATAAAGAATGGAAGTGAAGTTCTAAGTTCTGTCTGTGCTGTCTGTGATTAATATGCTTCTTTTTCCTGTTTTCAATTAAAGTTTAGATATATTGGTCTGTCATTGAACATGATTCATGATGAACATTATGATGTTATATGATATATTTAGCCGACCCTAACTAGTGAGAAGAAGCTATGGTAGTTGATTTTGTAAATGTTAGAATATAGAAGTATCACGCTAttcatagcatgtttggatcaactttttttccctcagaatcaattttgagatttttctCCCCAGAATAGATTCTGGCTTTAAAATCATTTGTAAGATCATTCTATTAGATGGCAGAAAAAGACCATGGACCTTCTAATTTCTTTCCCTAATTTCTTTGCTGACATTATGTGATTTGCAGAGCTGCTTGAATGATGTAAATCGCCTCTGGCAACCTCTTGGCAAGGAGAAAATTGAATATTTCACCTTGAAAGATCTCTGGGACTGTTTCAATGAATGGAGTGCGTATGGTGTCGGTACGCCTGTGACTCTAGAGAGTGGTGATACTGTGATTAACTACTATGTTCCGTATCTATCTGCTATCCAATTGTACACCAATAAGTCTGTGGCAGCTTCACAGTATGTAGAACAATGCCTTATTGTTATTATATACCAAATGtgtcaacaaaatggtgtgcaaacccatcttcttttctcttttctagGAATCAGAGAGAGGATGGTGATGGAGTTGAATTTGAAAGCGATTCATGGAGCGATGATAGTGGAAGTGATGACCTCTCTAGGTCACTGAGTAACAATTCCAGCAAAACTTGGGATGCTGTTTCTAACGACTCAAGCTCTGACCAGGATGGTTCATCACCAACAAAGGATCAGCTAGGCCACCTCTACTTACAGTATACTGAGACGGCTGCGCCCTACGCGAGAGTTCCGCTTATGGAGAAGGTATCCTTTCATTGTCAATATGTTAAGTAGTATTAACTTTATACCACCTCATTTCAGTGACAATATAGATGGACTTACTTGTTTCAGATATCTGAGTTAGCTAGAAGCCACCCGGCCATAATGACATTGAAAAGTGTAGACCTTTCCCCTGCAAGTTGGATGGCAGTTTATTGGTGAGCATAGTTTTTTAGCTCTTCTTATATGCATGCTTTTTGAAGGATATGTGAACTCTCCTTGTTACATGCGAACTTTGTTTGTAATTGTCACTGAAACCGTTTTATTTCTCAATTTTAATTGAagatttgtgtttgtgttttcaTAGACAAGATATAAACTGACAATGGGTGAAGAGTTTTCTAGAGCTCAACAATTAGTTCTCTATATAAGAATattcttattaattttttatttgtaattcTATGTTACTTTCTGTAAGACGCCTAGTCTCTCTTGGTAGAAAGATGTTATACATACTGACTCTTCATCATTGAATAGGTATCCGATTTATACTATCCCGGGTCGTAAGAATGTCAAGGACATGGAAGCATGTTTTCTCACTTACCATACTCTGTCATCGTCATTCCAAGGTATCTTAATGCAGTTCTTTACCAATCAATGATGTCTTTTTGATGtgaaagagaaaaaacagaTCAAATCATTTGTATGTCTTGCTATTGTTTAGGAGGGGGCAATTATGATTGAAATTTATACTACTTAGTCATAGAGGTTCTGATATTATATTATGAACCAGCTATCCCAGAGCTTAAACTGTTAGGTGAAACACATGTTTTAGCACATATAAGCTTTTACTATCAAAGTAGTATGttgaataataattttgattCATTATATGGTAACTACTTTTAGTTCTATAGTGGTGCTAAATGTGCACTACACTAAAGGTTCTTGGCGGTGGTTTAGTTCACACAATCTGCTATATCATTCCTGCTGAAAAGTGAGAACTTCATGTTATTTTTTGTTCTGTTTGTCTACAGATTGTGGAACGGAGTCTGACGACATTGACATGGACAAGGAGAAAGAATTATGTTGTTTCAGTGAGTGGGGAAGCATTCTGGAAGAGCAATGCAAGAAAAGGGACAGTGACTGCATATCTCTGTCTCCTTTTGGACTAGCTACTCACAAGTTGCAGGAAGATGTTTGGTTAAACCCAGAGCCATATGATAAGGATATGGTTACCTATCTCTACAGTGCAGCAGATTCATGGCTAAAACAGCTCAATGTCAATGATCACCATGATTTCAACTTTTTCACATCAAACCTTACCTTGTAAAGTGGTTTCTCTTCATCCTTACCTGACTGCTATCATGTTTGGTTCCATGCTAGAATGTTTTAGAATCGATTCTGGTAGGAAGCTACAAGACTTGGCTTTGGCTTCTGTGCAAACCGTGAAACTAAACCCTTTGTTTAGCTTTGAACTGACACCGGCCATAAAAGAAATCCCCCTGGGTGCAATTCTGAAAACATTCAGAATCTGAGGTTATCTCATAAGAGTATAACCCTTGAGCATTGTAAATTTTTGTTAATGGGTAGGGGGTGAGTTTTTAACCATAGTTTTGGTTTTTCATGCTGTTATCCTAGAAAGAGGGTAATTGTTTGTTCTAGGTAACTGAAACTTATGATGCATGTCTTGTACTTTAGTccttttttagttttcaaaagaTCTTCTCTATTTACTTTTGTATATTTATCgttttcttttaatcttaattcGCGCAAAACCAATTAAATGTAAGAGAGCTAATAAGGGAGgattctctcttcctctctctcttcAAATGCATGTGGTAAATAGATATATGAGGACCTTTATATAATATGAAGAAAGAAAGACACATTGTTTCACTTGATGACATGAGAGGATTTCAATCTGTTAATAAGTAATAGCATCCTTTAGCCAAGATCACAAAACATAATAAGTGTGTTTGGCTTTAACAaatgttttgtttttcactcttaattataaaaatgtcacttttcagttttttttcccATAGTTATTCAGTAACAAAAATAATACAAAATAGTTTtgcaaaatattttgaaataaaaagggaatataatattgtatttttttgaattaaaattaaaattaaaaactaaaaatatctCCTACCAAAGAAACATAACTAATTATAAAAATTTTGATTTAGAAAAACTTTCTAGCTTTGAAGAAGATTTCGCAGTATTTTGTATTTGTTTTTTCGCTCCCTTTAGACTTTACTATGTTCCAATAGGTAACAATTTTAAGGCattttaaaaaagttaaaaatacaCAACTCTAAATCCTCTTACATTTCATTTTCTCCCGcatatcttcttctttttctcgtTTTTTCTCTACTTCTCTCTTTCTAACCATATCTCTTATTTTCTATCTTACCTTATGACCATACATTGCATacttgagaaaaaaattgatgaaaGTTTATTACATAAAAGTATGCACATGTTAGTTTAAAGAAGACATTTTTTTGaacataattatttattttatttttactgtATGTTATATGCAACCATTGTTAGACTTTTTTTAGAAAGAACATTTTGATTTTCCTACATCCTCTTCTTTCTTATCATTTTTGTTTTCGTAGATGATTAAATTAAGCTTCAAAGGTTGTCTAAGGAACTTGCATATAAATAAGGAAGAATAATCTATGAGAACAATATAACAATACTTGAACATTCATCATAATAAGGAAAAACACACTCACATTAGGCATAGAGACCTGATTCTAGCATGAAGCCAGGCCAACTGTTGTTTCATATctaaaaccttttttttttccatctctCCTTGTTGCGCCTTTTTTGATGTCTATTTGGCTCTACGTTGACTCCATTCCTTCTTTCCAAAAGTAAAGGTTACTCAAATGCACATAACAGAGATAGGCAGAGGACAACAAATGCGACAATTTGGCAAAAGGAGGGGAGGAAAAGCACGATTTAGAAGACAAGGACATATAAGACATATATGGAGGTGGTGATGGAGAAGAGAAGAAGTGAAGGTGGTAGCGAATGGGAGAAAGAATCAACATTAAAAAGTTTGACATAGAGGATGGAATACTCTCATTAAGAAGATTAAAGTTGTTTCCCATCAATGAGTGCATTTGGTTTCAAAATCATAAGTAATTTCATAAGAAAAAGGCTTCACTAAACTGATGGGTAGGACCAACCTATTCAACCAAAAATCTATCATATGTCTGCTTTTGCGCTAGTTAGATTGGGAATGCAACTGAACTGGTGCATGATACGACCCTCCTAATTCTCAGCAAAATCGGTGACGCGATCAACTCTTGATGAATTAGACGGGGTTGAGAagtcttttttttctaaaagaGATGAGCCCAACGTTAATGAAAGTAAATGCATTTGTCGACATTGACATAAATGAGGCTTGACTTTTTTTAAATGAGATGAAATGTCACTGACCGCCACTATAATCGAATATACTATAATATCTTAATACTaacctttcttttttttccaaaaatggTAAAACAAAGATAACGTACATCCACACTACAGGGCAGTGAGCCAGGCATACTAGGGGGACTATCATAAGACCCCTCCTAAGTAGGTGCTCCATGGGATATCCCTT from Lotus japonicus ecotype B-129 chromosome 2, LjGifu_v1.2 includes:
- the LOC130738527 gene encoding uncharacterized protein LOC130738527; the encoded protein is MPSSISSETSSCSGGCSPSNLERLLQCVTPVVPSHTLPQSCLNDVNRLWQPLGKEKIEYFTLKDLWDCFNEWSAYGVGTPVTLESGDTVINYYVPYLSAIQLYTNKSVAASQNQREDGDGVEFESDSWSDDSGSDDLSRSLSNNSSKTWDAVSNDSSSDQDGSSPTKDQLGHLYLQYTETAAPYARVPLMEKISELARSHPAIMTLKSVDLSPASWMAVYWYPIYTIPGRKNVKDMEACFLTYHTLSSSFQDCGTESDDIDMDKEKELCCFSEWGSILEEQCKKRDSDCISLSPFGLATHKLQEDVWLNPEPYDKDMVTYLYSAADSWLKQLNVNDHHDFNFFTSNLTL